One genomic region from Cydia amplana chromosome Z, ilCydAmpl1.1, whole genome shotgun sequence encodes:
- the LOC134660752 gene encoding tubulin beta-4B chain-like: MREIITIQVGSCGNQIGGKFWEVISDEHGIDPSGCYHGDSDLQLERINVYYNEASGGKYVPRTVLIDLKAATLDAVRSGPFGCLYRPDNIVMGLGGASNNWSKGHYTEGVEILESCLDVVRREAEGCDCLQGFQMSHSLGGGTGSGLGTLLINRIREEYPDRIILTFSVFPSPRVSDCVVEPYNTTLAVNQLVENTDHVFCLDNEALYDICFRTLKLTTPTYGDLNHLVCATMSGITTCLRFPGQLNADLRKLAVNMVPFPRLHFYTPGFAPLTSRGAQQYRALTVPELTLQMFDAKNMMVACDPRHGRYLTVATVFRGRMSMKEVDEQIMNIQNKNSTYFVEWIPHNVKIAVCDIPPRGLKMASTFIGNTTAIQAIFKRVSEQFVAMFRRKAFLHWYTGEGMDEMEFSEAESNMNDLVSEYQQYQDATADDEGEFDEEAEGEGLEG, from the exons ATGAGAGAAATAATAACTATACAAGTTGGTTCCTGCGGCAATCAGATTGGAGGGAAG TTTTGGGAAGTAATATCTGATGAACATGGTATCGATCCCAGTGGGTGCTACCACGGCGACTCCGACTTGCAATTAGAAAGGATCAATGTGTATTACAATGAAGCATCTGGCGGAAAATATGTTCCACGAACCGTATTAATCGATCTCAAGGCAGCAACGTTGGATGCCGTGCGGTCTGGTCCGTTTGGGTGTTTGTACCGGCCTGACAATATTGTGATGGGATTAGGTGGCGCATCTAACAATTGGTCAAAAGGACATTACACAGAAGGTGTAGAAATTTTGGAATCTTGTTTGGACGTAGTCAGAAGAGAAGCTGAAGGATGCGATTGCCTTCAAGGATTTCAGATGTCACATTCTCTGGGCGGGGGCACTGGTTCTGGTCTCGGTACATTACTAATAAACAGGATAAGAGAAGAATATCCCGATAGAATAATACTTACCTTTTCTGTTTTCCCTAGCCCGCGGGTATCCGATTGCGTAGTGGAACCATATAACACAACCCTGGCTGTGAACCAACTGGTGGAGAATACGGATCACGTGTTTTGTTTAGACAACGAAGCACTGTACGACATATGTTTCAGAACCCTGAAGTTGACTACACCTACATATGGTGATCTAAATCACTTAGTTTGTGCAACAATGTCAGGTATCACGACCTGTTTGAGATTTCCCGGGCAGTTAAATGCGGATTTAAGGAAATTAGCAGTGAACATGGTACCATTTCCCCGACTCCACTTCTACACTCCCGGCTTCGCGCCTTTAACGTCAAGAGGAGCTCAGCAATACAGAGCGTTGACAGTTCCAGAATTAACTCTCCAAATGTTTGACGCCAAAAACATGATGGTTGCATGTGATCCACGACATGGAAGATATTTAACAGTAGCGACTGTGTTTAGAGGAAGAATGTCTATGAAAGAAGTAGACGAGCAAATTATGAACATCCAAAATAAAAATAGCACATACTTCGTGGAGTGGATTCCCCATAATGTTAAGATTGCAGTTTGTGATATACCCCCACGAGGGTTAAAAATGGCATCTACGTTCATTGGCAATACGACAGCTATACAAGCCATATTCAAGAGGGTATCTGAACAGTTCGTAGCAATGTTCAGGAGGAAAGCGTTCCTTCATTGGTATACCGGTGAGGGTATGGACGAGATGGAATTTTCGGAAGCAGAGAGCAACATGAATGACTTGGTCTCTGAATATCAGCAATATCAAGATGCCACGGCAGATGACGAAGGAGAATTTGACGAAGAAGCGGAAGGCGAAGGGTTAGAAGGATAG